In one window of Chanodichthys erythropterus isolate Z2021 chromosome 23, ASM2448905v1, whole genome shotgun sequence DNA:
- the tnikb gene encoding TRAF2 and NCK interacting kinase b isoform X5, protein MDVTGDEEEEIKAEINMLKKYSHHRNIATYYGAFIKKNPPGMDDQLWLVMEFCGAGSVTDLIKNTKGNSLKEEWTAYICREILRGLTHLHQHKVIHRDIKGQNVLLTENAEVKLVDFGVSAQLDRTVGRRNTFIGTPYWMAPEVIACDENPDATYDFKSDLWSLGITAIEMAEGAPPLCDMHPMRALFLIPRNPAPRLKSKKWSKKFQSFIESCLVKNHNQRPSTEQLIKHPFIKDLPNERQVRIQLKDHIDRTKKKRGERDETEYEYSGSEEEEEERDIGEPSSIINIPGESTLRRDFLRLQLANKERSEALRRQQLEQQQNEEHKRQLLAERQKRIEEQKEQRRRLEEQQRRERELRKQQEREQRRRYEEMEQLRREEERRHAEREQEYKRKQLEEQRQAERLQRQLQQERAYLVSLQQQQQEPRPADKKQLYHYKDPVNPSDKPAWAKEVQMHLVMERAKSNSPRIPPKKHHSFNGPGEKRVGHLLPLDLNPSNQPTRPPSYPAASHSREMELAEPQLRIVSGPNVPRIRVSCEPDPSQLLRMVQQQHEQESRVRSSGPSSKGADIERDLHVSKVEERSKQNRQSSPALQHKVANRISDPSLPPRSESFSSGGIQQARTPPMHRPVEPQMAHLVSVKSHGSSMTGSQSLHDQSSQGVSAFQEGLSPHRPPMPRQNSDPTSETPAPPPRITSRDDKFDRSSWLRQEDDVPPKVPQRTTSISPALVRKNSPGNGPGGLGPRTGAHLIRASNPDLRINMESALQRTSSGSSSSSSTPSSQGGSSERNRVGGSSKPEGSPAVSQESKAKNQEENREVTRPSRPADLTALAKELRELRTNEETNRPPRKVTDYSSSSEESESSEEEDGEGGAHDGTVPVSDIPRIMPSAGQGGTDSMGNQEDSHANDSFGKNSQEGTLMMRETFGERKLGHAESNGFPGNSNLPDLVQESHSPGEGPGRHSSGLDLDSVAEFGSKASFTPFVDPRVYQTSPTEDDEDNPASAHFADELLRQEQEQEQARLNEARKISIVNVNPTNIRPHSDTPEIRKYKKRFNSEILCAALWGVNLLVGTENGLMLLDRSGQGKVYNLINRRRFQQMDVLEGLNVLVTISGKKNKLRVYYLSWLRNRILHNDPEVEKKQGWITVGDLEGCVHYKVVKYERIKFLVIALKNAVEIYAWAPKPYHKFMAFKSFTDLQHKPLLVDLTVEEGQRLKVIYGSSVGFHVIDVDSGNPYDIYIPSHIQGSVTPHAIVVLPKTDGMEMLLCYEDEGVYVNTYGRITKDVVLQWGEMPTSVAYIHSNQIMGWGEKAIEIRSVETGHLDGVFMHKRAQRLKFLSERNDKVFFASVRSGGSSQVFFMTLNRNSMMNCKVQ, encoded by the exons gatgaggaggaggagatCAAAGCTGAGATCAACATGCTGAAAAAATACTCCCACCATCGAAACATAGCCACCTACTATGGTGCCTTCATCAAGAAGAACCCACCTGGCATGGATGACCAGCTCTGG TTGGTGATGGAGTTTTGTGGTGCTGGTTCAGTGACGGACCTGATAAAGAACACCAAAGGGAACTCTCTAAAGGAGGAGTGGACCGCTTACATCTGCAGAGAGATCCTCAGG GGTCTGACCCACTTGCATCAACATAAAGTCATCCATCGTGATATCAAAGGTCAAAACGTTTTGCTCACAGAAAATGCGGAAGTCAAACTTG TTGATTTTGGTGTGAGTGCACAGTTGGACCGCACCGTCGGTAGGAGGAACACTTTTATTGGCACACCATATTGGATGGCTCCAGAGGTCATAGCCTGTGATGAGAACCCAGACGCCACATATGACTTCAAG AGTGATCTGTGGTCGCTGGGAATTACGGCTATTGAGATGGCAGAAGGAGCCCCTC CGCTGTGTGATATGCATCCCATGCGCGCGCTTTTCCTCATTCCCAGAAACCCAGCGCCCCGTCTCAAGTCCAAGAAGTG GTCTAAAAAGTTCCAGTCGTTCATTGAAAGCTGTTTAGTGAAGAATCACAATCAGAGACCAAGCACTGAACAGCTCATCAAACATCCCTTCATCAAAGACCTCCCCAACGAGAGACAGGTCCGAATTCAGCTCAAAGACCACATTGACCGGACCAAAAAGAAGAGAGGAGAGAGGG ACGAGACAGAATACGAGTACAGTGGAagtgaagaggaggaggaagagcgAGACATAGGAGAGCCGAG CTCCATCATAAACATCCCTGGTGAGTCGACCTTGAGGCGGGACTTCCTGCGTCTGCAGTTGGCCAATAAGGAGCGCTCCGAAGCCCTGAGAAGACAACAGCTAGAACAGCAGCAGAACGAGGAACACAAGCGGCAACTACTGGCCGAGAGACAGAAGCGCATTGAGGAACAAAAAGAGCAAAGGAGGAGACTAGAGGAG CAACAGCGACGGGAGAGAGAGCTCCGAAAACAGCAGGAGAGAGAGCAAAGGAGGCGCTATGAAGAGATGGAGCAGCTCCGCAGAGAGGAGGAGAGGAGGCATGCTGAGAGGGAGCAG GAATATAAACGGAAGCAGCTGGAGGAGCAGCGTCAGGCTGAACGGTTGCAGCGGCAGCTGCAGCAGGAGAGGGCCTACCTGGTGTCACTgcagcaacagcaacaagaGCCACGGCCTGCTGACAAAAAACAACTGTACCACTACAAAGACCCTGTCAACCCTAGTGACAAACCAGCCTGGGCCAAAGAGGTACAAATGCATCTG GTGATGGAGAGAGCTAAGAGTAACTCCCCTCGAATCCCTCCCAAGAAGCACCATTCGTTTAACGGTCCTGGAGAAAAACGTGTCGGCCACCTCCTCCCTCTTGACCTGAACCCCTCTAATCAGCCCACAAGGCCCCCCTCCTACCCAGCAGCCTCCCACTCGAGAGAGATGGAGCTGGCCGAGCCTCAGCTCAGGATAGTCAGTGGGCCGAACGTTCCTAGAATCCGTGTGTCTTGTGAGCCAGATCCATCCCAGCTGCTCAGGATGGTCCAGCAGCAGCATGAGCAAGAGTCCCGGGTCCGCAGTTCAGGTCCCTCCAGCAAAGGGGCTGATATTGAGAGAGACTTACATGTCTCAAAG GTTGAGGAACGTTCCAAGCAGAACCGCCAGAGCTCTCCGGCTCTCCAGCACAAAGTGGCCAATCGTATTTCTgatccctccctgcctccccgCTCCGAGTCCTTCAGCAGTGGAGGCATACAGCAGGCCCGGACACCTCCCATGCATCGCCCGGTAGAGCCTCAG ATGGCGCACCTAGTTTCGGTGAAGTCCCATGGCTCCTCCATGACAGGATCCCAGTCGCTGCATGATCAGTCCTCTCAGGGCGTCTCAGCCTTCCAAGAGGGTCTGTCACCTCACCGACCTCCAATGCCTCGCCAGAACTCTGACCCTACGTCAGAAACCCCGGCCCCACCTCCTCGCATCACCAGCCGGGACGACAAGTTTGACCGCAGCTCTTGGCTGAGACAGGAAGATGATGTCCCTCCAAAG GTGCCGCAAAGGACCACTTCCATATCCCCTGCGCTGGTGAGAAAAAATTCTCCAGGGAATGGGCCAGGTGGACTGGGACCAAGAACCGGAGCACATCTGATCCGAGCCAG TAACCCAGACCTGCGGATTAACATGGAGTCTGCTCTCCAGAGAACCAGCAGTGGGAGTTCTTCCAGTTCTAGCACGCCCAGCTCTCAGGGCGGCTCCAGTGAGAGGAACCGGGTGGGAG GCTCCAGTAAACCTGAGGGATCCCCAGCAGTGTCCCAAGAATCCAAGGCCAAAAACCAAGAGGAGAACAGGGAGGTGACCAGACCCAGCCGACCAGCG GACCTCACTGCTCTGGCCAAAGAACTCCGCGAGCTGCGAACCAATGAGGAAACCAACCGGCCTCCCAGGAAAGTGACGGATTATTCCTCATCCAGTGAGGAATCAGAAAGCAGTGAGGAGGAGGATGGAGAAGGCGGGGCTCATGATGGAACGGTGCCTGTTAGTGATATTCCACGCATTAT GCCTTCTGCTGGCCAGGGTGGCACTGACTCAATGGGCAACCAGGAGGATTCTCATGCCAATGATTCATTTGGCAAAAATTCGCAAGAGGGCACCCTAATGATGCGAGAG ACGTTTGGGGAAAGAAAGCTCGGTCATGCCGAGAGCAATGGTTTCCCCGGTAACTCCAATCTGCCCGATCTAGTGCAGGAAAGCCACTCGCCTGGCGAGGGTCCTGGGCGGCATTCTAGTGGGCTGGACCTGgactctgtggctgaa TTTGGATCTAAAGCCTCCTTCACTCCTTTTGTGGACCCACGAGTATATCAGACCTCCCCCACAGAGGACGATGAGGACAACCCTGCTTCAG CTCATTTTGCAGACGAGCTCCTGCGGCAGGAGCAGGAACAGGAACAAGCTCGACTGAATGAGGCTCGGAAAATTTCTATTGTTAATGTCAATCCCACCAATATCCGGCCACACAGCGACACACCCGAAATCCGCAAGTACAAGAAGCGCTTCAACTCTGAGATCCTGTGTGCTGCACTATGGG GAGTGAACCTGCTAGTAGGAACAGAAAATGGGCTCATGTTACTAGATCGCAGTGGTCAGGGCAAAGTCTACAATCTGATCAACCGCAGGCGTTTTCAACAGATGGACGTTCTGGAGGGTCTCAATGTCCTGGTCACCATATCAG GCAAAAAGAATAAACTGAGGGTCTATTATCTGTCATGGCTCAGAAACAGGATACTTCACAATGACCCTGAGgtagaaaaaaaacaaggaTGGATTACTGTTGGTGATCTAGAGGGTTGTGTCCATTATAAAGTCG TCAAATATGAGAGGATTAAGTTCTTGGTGATTGCACTGAAGAATGCAGTGGAGATTTATGCCTGGGCTCCCAAACCATACCACAAATTCATGGCTTTCAAG TCTTTCACAGATCTTCAGCACAAGCCTCTGCTTGTGGACCTGACGGTGGAGGAGGGTCAGAGGTTAAAGGTTATCTATGGCTCCAGCGTTGGTTTTCACGTGATAGATGTCGACTCTGGGAATCCATACGATATCTACATTCCATCCCAC ATTCAGGGCAGTGTTACCCCTCACGCCATTGTGGTGCTTCCCAAGACCGACGGCATGGAGATGCTTCTGTGTTATGAAGATGAGGGAGTCTATGTGAACACATACGGCAGAATCACTAAAGACGTGGTGCTCCAGTGGGGAGAGATGCCCACCTCTGTTG CCTACATCCACTCCAACCAGATCATGGGCTGGGGAGAGAAAGCCATTGAGATCCGCTCCGTGGAAACGGGACACCTCGACGGAGTTTTCATGCACAAGCGAGCACAGCGATTGAAGTTCCTTTCGGAGAGAAATGATAAA GTGTTCTTTGCCTCGGTCAGATCAGGAGGCAGCAGCCAAGTTTTCTTCATGACCTTGAACAGAAACTCCATGATGAATTG CAAAGTGCAATAA
- the tnikb gene encoding TRAF2 and NCK interacting kinase b isoform X7: MASDSPARSLDEIDLSALRDPAGIFELVELVGNGTYGQVYKGRHVKTGQLAAIKVMDVTGDEEEEIKAEINMLKKYSHHRNIATYYGAFIKKNPPGMDDQLWLVMEFCGAGSVTDLIKNTKGNSLKEEWTAYICREILRGLTHLHQHKVIHRDIKGQNVLLTENAEVKLVDFGVSAQLDRTVGRRNTFIGTPYWMAPEVIACDENPDATYDFKSDLWSLGITAIEMAEGAPPLCDMHPMRALFLIPRNPAPRLKSKKWSKKFQSFIESCLVKNHNQRPSTEQLIKHPFIKDLPNERQVRIQLKDHIDRTKKKRGERDETEYEYSGSEEEEEERDIGEPSSIINIPGESTLRRDFLRLQLANKERSEALRRQQLEQQQNEEHKRQLLAERQKRIEEQKEQRRRLEEQQRRERELRKQQEREQRRRYEEMEQLRREEERRHAEREQEYKRKQLEEQRQAERLQRQLQQERAYLVSLQQQQQEPRPADKKQLYHYKDPVNPSDKPAWAKEVQMHLVEERSKQNRQSSPALQHKVANRISDPSLPPRSESFSSGGIQQARTPPMHRPVEPQMAHLVSVKSHGSSMTGSQSLHDQSSQGVSAFQEGLSPHRPPMPRQNSDPTSETPAPPPRITSRDDKFDRSSWLRQEDDVPPKVPQRTTSISPALVRKNSPGNGPGGLGPRTGAHLIRASNPDLRINMESALQRTSSGSSSSSSTPSSQGGSSERNRVGGSSKPEGSPAVSQESKAKNQEENREVTRPSRPADLTALAKELRELRTNEETNRPPRKVTDYSSSSEESESSEEEDGEGGAHDGTVPVSDIPRIMPSAGQGGTDSMGNQEDSHANDSFGKNSQEGTLMMRETFGERKLGHAESNGFPGNSNLPDLVQESHSPGEGPGRHSSGLDLDSVAEFGSKASFTPFVDPRVYQTSPTEDDEDNPASAHFADELLRQEQEQEQARLNEARKISIVNVNPTNIRPHSDTPEIRKYKKRFNSEILCAALWGVNLLVGTENGLMLLDRSGQGKVYNLINRRRFQQMDVLEGLNVLVTISGKKNKLRVYYLSWLRNRILHNDPEVEKKQGWITVGDLEGCVHYKVVKYERIKFLVIALKNAVEIYAWAPKPYHKFMAFKSFTDLQHKPLLVDLTVEEGQRLKVIYGSSVGFHVIDVDSGNPYDIYIPSHIQGSVTPHAIVVLPKTDGMEMLLCYEDEGVYVNTYGRITKDVVLQWGEMPTSVAYIHSNQIMGWGEKAIEIRSVETGHLDGVFMHKRAQRLKFLSERNDKVFFASVRSGGSSQVFFMTLNRNSMMNCKVQ; encoded by the exons gatgaggaggaggagatCAAAGCTGAGATCAACATGCTGAAAAAATACTCCCACCATCGAAACATAGCCACCTACTATGGTGCCTTCATCAAGAAGAACCCACCTGGCATGGATGACCAGCTCTGG TTGGTGATGGAGTTTTGTGGTGCTGGTTCAGTGACGGACCTGATAAAGAACACCAAAGGGAACTCTCTAAAGGAGGAGTGGACCGCTTACATCTGCAGAGAGATCCTCAGG GGTCTGACCCACTTGCATCAACATAAAGTCATCCATCGTGATATCAAAGGTCAAAACGTTTTGCTCACAGAAAATGCGGAAGTCAAACTTG TTGATTTTGGTGTGAGTGCACAGTTGGACCGCACCGTCGGTAGGAGGAACACTTTTATTGGCACACCATATTGGATGGCTCCAGAGGTCATAGCCTGTGATGAGAACCCAGACGCCACATATGACTTCAAG AGTGATCTGTGGTCGCTGGGAATTACGGCTATTGAGATGGCAGAAGGAGCCCCTC CGCTGTGTGATATGCATCCCATGCGCGCGCTTTTCCTCATTCCCAGAAACCCAGCGCCCCGTCTCAAGTCCAAGAAGTG GTCTAAAAAGTTCCAGTCGTTCATTGAAAGCTGTTTAGTGAAGAATCACAATCAGAGACCAAGCACTGAACAGCTCATCAAACATCCCTTCATCAAAGACCTCCCCAACGAGAGACAGGTCCGAATTCAGCTCAAAGACCACATTGACCGGACCAAAAAGAAGAGAGGAGAGAGGG ACGAGACAGAATACGAGTACAGTGGAagtgaagaggaggaggaagagcgAGACATAGGAGAGCCGAG CTCCATCATAAACATCCCTGGTGAGTCGACCTTGAGGCGGGACTTCCTGCGTCTGCAGTTGGCCAATAAGGAGCGCTCCGAAGCCCTGAGAAGACAACAGCTAGAACAGCAGCAGAACGAGGAACACAAGCGGCAACTACTGGCCGAGAGACAGAAGCGCATTGAGGAACAAAAAGAGCAAAGGAGGAGACTAGAGGAG CAACAGCGACGGGAGAGAGAGCTCCGAAAACAGCAGGAGAGAGAGCAAAGGAGGCGCTATGAAGAGATGGAGCAGCTCCGCAGAGAGGAGGAGAGGAGGCATGCTGAGAGGGAGCAG GAATATAAACGGAAGCAGCTGGAGGAGCAGCGTCAGGCTGAACGGTTGCAGCGGCAGCTGCAGCAGGAGAGGGCCTACCTGGTGTCACTgcagcaacagcaacaagaGCCACGGCCTGCTGACAAAAAACAACTGTACCACTACAAAGACCCTGTCAACCCTAGTGACAAACCAGCCTGGGCCAAAGAGGTACAAATGCATCTG GTTGAGGAACGTTCCAAGCAGAACCGCCAGAGCTCTCCGGCTCTCCAGCACAAAGTGGCCAATCGTATTTCTgatccctccctgcctccccgCTCCGAGTCCTTCAGCAGTGGAGGCATACAGCAGGCCCGGACACCTCCCATGCATCGCCCGGTAGAGCCTCAG ATGGCGCACCTAGTTTCGGTGAAGTCCCATGGCTCCTCCATGACAGGATCCCAGTCGCTGCATGATCAGTCCTCTCAGGGCGTCTCAGCCTTCCAAGAGGGTCTGTCACCTCACCGACCTCCAATGCCTCGCCAGAACTCTGACCCTACGTCAGAAACCCCGGCCCCACCTCCTCGCATCACCAGCCGGGACGACAAGTTTGACCGCAGCTCTTGGCTGAGACAGGAAGATGATGTCCCTCCAAAG GTGCCGCAAAGGACCACTTCCATATCCCCTGCGCTGGTGAGAAAAAATTCTCCAGGGAATGGGCCAGGTGGACTGGGACCAAGAACCGGAGCACATCTGATCCGAGCCAG TAACCCAGACCTGCGGATTAACATGGAGTCTGCTCTCCAGAGAACCAGCAGTGGGAGTTCTTCCAGTTCTAGCACGCCCAGCTCTCAGGGCGGCTCCAGTGAGAGGAACCGGGTGGGAG GCTCCAGTAAACCTGAGGGATCCCCAGCAGTGTCCCAAGAATCCAAGGCCAAAAACCAAGAGGAGAACAGGGAGGTGACCAGACCCAGCCGACCAGCG GACCTCACTGCTCTGGCCAAAGAACTCCGCGAGCTGCGAACCAATGAGGAAACCAACCGGCCTCCCAGGAAAGTGACGGATTATTCCTCATCCAGTGAGGAATCAGAAAGCAGTGAGGAGGAGGATGGAGAAGGCGGGGCTCATGATGGAACGGTGCCTGTTAGTGATATTCCACGCATTAT GCCTTCTGCTGGCCAGGGTGGCACTGACTCAATGGGCAACCAGGAGGATTCTCATGCCAATGATTCATTTGGCAAAAATTCGCAAGAGGGCACCCTAATGATGCGAGAG ACGTTTGGGGAAAGAAAGCTCGGTCATGCCGAGAGCAATGGTTTCCCCGGTAACTCCAATCTGCCCGATCTAGTGCAGGAAAGCCACTCGCCTGGCGAGGGTCCTGGGCGGCATTCTAGTGGGCTGGACCTGgactctgtggctgaa TTTGGATCTAAAGCCTCCTTCACTCCTTTTGTGGACCCACGAGTATATCAGACCTCCCCCACAGAGGACGATGAGGACAACCCTGCTTCAG CTCATTTTGCAGACGAGCTCCTGCGGCAGGAGCAGGAACAGGAACAAGCTCGACTGAATGAGGCTCGGAAAATTTCTATTGTTAATGTCAATCCCACCAATATCCGGCCACACAGCGACACACCCGAAATCCGCAAGTACAAGAAGCGCTTCAACTCTGAGATCCTGTGTGCTGCACTATGGG GAGTGAACCTGCTAGTAGGAACAGAAAATGGGCTCATGTTACTAGATCGCAGTGGTCAGGGCAAAGTCTACAATCTGATCAACCGCAGGCGTTTTCAACAGATGGACGTTCTGGAGGGTCTCAATGTCCTGGTCACCATATCAG GCAAAAAGAATAAACTGAGGGTCTATTATCTGTCATGGCTCAGAAACAGGATACTTCACAATGACCCTGAGgtagaaaaaaaacaaggaTGGATTACTGTTGGTGATCTAGAGGGTTGTGTCCATTATAAAGTCG TCAAATATGAGAGGATTAAGTTCTTGGTGATTGCACTGAAGAATGCAGTGGAGATTTATGCCTGGGCTCCCAAACCATACCACAAATTCATGGCTTTCAAG TCTTTCACAGATCTTCAGCACAAGCCTCTGCTTGTGGACCTGACGGTGGAGGAGGGTCAGAGGTTAAAGGTTATCTATGGCTCCAGCGTTGGTTTTCACGTGATAGATGTCGACTCTGGGAATCCATACGATATCTACATTCCATCCCAC ATTCAGGGCAGTGTTACCCCTCACGCCATTGTGGTGCTTCCCAAGACCGACGGCATGGAGATGCTTCTGTGTTATGAAGATGAGGGAGTCTATGTGAACACATACGGCAGAATCACTAAAGACGTGGTGCTCCAGTGGGGAGAGATGCCCACCTCTGTTG CCTACATCCACTCCAACCAGATCATGGGCTGGGGAGAGAAAGCCATTGAGATCCGCTCCGTGGAAACGGGACACCTCGACGGAGTTTTCATGCACAAGCGAGCACAGCGATTGAAGTTCCTTTCGGAGAGAAATGATAAA GTGTTCTTTGCCTCGGTCAGATCAGGAGGCAGCAGCCAAGTTTTCTTCATGACCTTGAACAGAAACTCCATGATGAATTG CAAAGTGCAATAA